The following proteins come from a genomic window of Budorcas taxicolor isolate Tak-1 chromosome 24, Takin1.1, whole genome shotgun sequence:
- the ZFP42 gene encoding zinc finger protein 42 homolog yields the protein MDQQRKRRGTPPSQKGLGRRAARTDKSLPAQQEPPDTTRIFCDEDVCYETSFRVVKDDTLSDCYIECIVRGEFSEPIVEEDPLFQSFERLKEGSEQDLSQQVLAASSLLECSLEYMKRDAKREFPQQMIGENPLLEFSEYKTSKKLPPGGIPNMDFSEPKQLTGCTRRRPNTKKEYGAPESYVCPHDGCIREFKNKTSLRKHLRVHNPRDHVCAECGKAFKESTKLKRHFLVHTGERPFPCTFEGCGKRFSLSFNLRTHVRIHTGEKPFVCPFVGCRRKFIQSNNMKAHLLTHAKANMSL from the coding sequence ATGGACCAGCAGCGGAAGAGAAGGGGAACACCACCTAGCCAGAAAGGCCTGGGTAGAAGAGCTGCCCGTACAGACAAGTCACTGCCAGCCCAGCAGGAACCTCCTGACACGACGCGGATCTTCTGTGATGAGGATGTGTGCTATGAGACTAGCTTCCGGGTTGTCAAAGATGATACGCTCTCTGACTGTTACATAGAATGCATAGTAAGAGGTGAGTTTTCTGAACCTATCGTGGAAGAGGACCCACTCTTTCAGTCCTTTGAACGTCTGAAAGAAGGATCAGAACAAGACCTTTCTCAACAGGTTCTTGCGGCAAGCTCACttcttgaatgttctttggaataTATGAAAAGGGATGCAAAACGAGAATTTCCTCAACAGATGATTGGAGAGAATCCActtcttgagttttctgagtacaaGACAAGCAAGAAGCTTCCTCCGGGAGGAATACCCAACATGGACTTTTCAGAACCTAAACAGCTCACAGGATGTACTAGAAGGAGgccaaatacaaagaaagaatatggtGCTCCTGAAAGCTATGTTTGTCCTCACGACGGATGCATAAGAGAGTTCAAGAATAAAACATCCCTGAGGAAGCATCTTCGAGTTCATAATCCCCGAGATCATGTGTGTGcagaatgtgggaaagccttcaaggAGAGTACAAAGCTAAAAAGACATTTTCtggttcatactggagagaggcCATTTCCGTGCACTTTTGAAGGGTGCGGAAAACgcttttccctgtccttcaacttGCGTACACACGTGCGCATCCACACTGGGGAGAAACCTTTCGTGTGTCCTTTTGTAGGCTGTCGCAGAAAATTTATTCAGTCGAATAACATGAAAGCCCACCTCTTGACTCATGCAAAGGCCAATATGAGTCTgtga